Proteins encoded within one genomic window of Bacillus sp. 1NLA3E:
- a CDS encoding M23 family metallopeptidase, which translates to MMILLCGNFAFYVEHSHANEQDKDKYQKRMELYKKVEAITNIPWYYLAAVDQYERNIRFSRRDLPKPVGTIGIYFRPEEWAGLLNPNANDDSPSSIAFFDGIGVDGNGDGRANRSDDEDVIFAFANYLLSYGVDHENIKIGLWEYYHRDKTVGIIIGKAKLYRHFGKLDLENHAFPVPIRSNFSYKNTWGDARGWGGRRIHEGTDIFAGYGVPVRATSFGIIEMKGWNKYGGWRIGIRDINNNYHYFAHLSGFAKELKVGQVVQPGMVIGGVGSSGYGPPGTSGKFPPHLHYGMYKDNGYTEWSYDPYPHLRLWERQDRQQAKKR; encoded by the coding sequence ATGATGATTTTGCTTTGTGGGAATTTCGCCTTTTATGTTGAACATTCTCATGCAAATGAACAGGATAAAGATAAATATCAAAAAAGAATGGAATTATATAAAAAGGTTGAAGCAATCACAAATATCCCTTGGTATTACCTTGCTGCTGTTGACCAGTATGAAAGAAATATCAGATTCTCCCGCCGTGATCTACCCAAACCTGTAGGGACTATTGGAATCTATTTCCGACCCGAAGAATGGGCAGGTCTTTTAAATCCAAACGCGAATGACGATTCCCCGTCATCCATTGCATTTTTTGACGGGATTGGGGTTGATGGAAACGGAGATGGAAGAGCAAACCGCTCGGATGATGAAGATGTCATTTTCGCTTTCGCCAATTACCTTCTTTCTTACGGAGTGGATCATGAAAATATCAAAATCGGCCTTTGGGAATATTACCATCGAGATAAGACTGTAGGGATTATTATTGGAAAAGCAAAACTCTATCGGCATTTTGGAAAACTTGATCTAGAAAATCATGCATTCCCAGTTCCGATCCGTAGCAATTTTAGTTATAAAAATACTTGGGGAGATGCACGCGGCTGGGGTGGAAGAAGAATTCATGAAGGAACAGATATTTTTGCTGGTTATGGGGTTCCTGTTCGGGCGACCTCATTTGGAATTATTGAAATGAAAGGTTGGAACAAATATGGTGGTTGGCGTATTGGAATTCGCGACATCAATAATAACTACCATTATTTTGCTCATCTAAGCGGATTTGCAAAGGAGTTAAAAGTTGGACAAGTAGTGCAACCAGGAATGGTTATTGGCGGAGTCGGTAGTTCAGGCTACGGTCCACCAGGAACATCTGGTAAATTCCCTCCTCACTTGCATTATGGTATGTATAAAGATAATGGTTATACAGAGTGGTCCTATGATCCCTATCCTCATTTAAGACTTTGGGAGCGCCAAGACCGGCAGCAGGCAAAGAAAAGATAA
- the yunB gene encoding sporulation protein YunB, which translates to MPKFRRRFPRKGPLPFRYVILLTFVFFIFSTATGLWVVNTALKPTLMKYAESETRKIATLVISNAINKKIASGMELDKIIESVPGQEGMSKLNAEIVNRVKAETTSLVQKNLNDIESGNLSEIELITDVEFEKNKKNNSEGIEYSVPLGKTTNNVLLGNIGPQIPIQFSAIGDVSSDVKTQIKDFGINNAYLQVYVHFKVNVQVIIPFATRVTTITEDVPVAMFLLKGNVPQFYNSGGKSSAPSFEVPKQTN; encoded by the coding sequence TTGCCAAAATTTCGCCGTCGGTTTCCGCGGAAAGGTCCTCTTCCTTTTCGTTATGTTATTTTACTTACGTTTGTTTTTTTTATTTTTTCAACTGCAACTGGTTTATGGGTCGTGAACACTGCACTAAAACCAACTTTAATGAAATATGCGGAATCTGAAACACGGAAAATCGCAACGCTTGTTATAAGCAATGCTATCAATAAAAAAATCGCCAGCGGGATGGAATTAGATAAAATTATCGAAAGTGTCCCTGGTCAAGAAGGGATGTCGAAATTAAATGCAGAGATTGTCAATCGGGTGAAGGCAGAAACAACAAGCCTCGTTCAAAAAAATTTAAATGATATTGAGAGTGGGAATTTATCAGAAATCGAGCTAATTACGGATGTTGAATTTGAAAAAAACAAAAAAAATAATTCGGAAGGAATTGAATATAGCGTTCCTCTCGGTAAAACAACAAATAATGTATTGTTAGGAAATATAGGCCCACAGATTCCAATCCAATTTTCAGCAATAGGTGATGTCAGTTCTGATGTAAAAACACAAATTAAGGATTTTGGGATTAATAACGCATACCTTCAAGTATATGTACACTTTAAGGTGAATGTCCAAGTTATTATTCCATTTGCTACAAGGGTAACAACAATAACTGAAGATGTGCCGGTAGCTATGTTTTTACTTAAAGGGAATGTGCCGCAATTTTATAATAGTGGGGGTAAATCGTCTGCTCCTTCTTTTGAAGTGCCAAAACAAACAAATTAG
- a CDS encoding YutD family protein — translation MICINNVCYEVIEDERTGFNEEAFRGRYSDILSKYDYIVGDWGYGQLRLRGFFDDQNQKASFDTKISTLTEYLYEYCNFGCAYFVMKKVNK, via the coding sequence TTGATTTGTATCAATAACGTTTGTTATGAAGTAATTGAAGACGAACGAACTGGTTTTAATGAAGAAGCCTTTAGGGGAAGATATAGTGATATTTTAAGCAAATATGATTACATTGTTGGTGATTGGGGTTATGGTCAACTTCGCCTACGCGGTTTTTTCGACGATCAGAATCAAAAGGCTTCGTTTGATACAAAAATAAGTACATTAACTGAATACTTATACGAGTACTGTAATTTCGGATGTGCTTATTTTGTCATGAAAAAAGTGAATAAATAA
- a CDS encoding YunC family protein, whose translation MIDLSPIELNGHTFISISVKLPKTNLLVVTSDKGYIMCGALDVGLLNEKLSDRKILAGRAVGVKTIDELLNAPLESVTVEAEAWGIHRGMTGKEAILKMI comes from the coding sequence TTGATTGATTTGTCACCGATTGAATTAAATGGACATACCTTTATTAGCATTTCAGTTAAACTACCGAAGACAAATTTACTGGTTGTAACCAGTGATAAAGGATATATAATGTGCGGCGCTTTAGATGTTGGGCTGCTCAATGAAAAGCTAAGCGACAGGAAGATTCTTGCTGGGCGAGCAGTTGGTGTAAAAACGATTGACGAGCTTCTTAATGCACCGCTAGAATCTGTTACAGTTGAAGCGGAAGCATGGGGCATTCATAGGGGAATGACCGGGAAAGAAGCAATCCTAAAAATGATTTGA
- a CDS encoding TIGR01457 family HAD-type hydrolase, translating to MKKYSGYLIDLDGTMYRGTERIIEAVQFVKRLHEKQIPYLFVTNNSSRTPEQVAEKLREFDIPAKAQQVFTTSQATANFINEQNPAARVYVIGEEGIQTALEQKNFQKAGEDADFVVAGIDRDISYEKLAVACLAVRNGATFISTNGDIAIPTERGLLPGNGALTSVITVSTQTKPIFIGKPESIIMEQALKVLGTKKEETLMVGDNYDTDILAGMNAGLDTLLVHTGVTSKEHLKGYSNQPTFVVDSLADWLEI from the coding sequence ATGAAAAAATACAGTGGATATTTAATTGACTTAGATGGAACCATGTACCGGGGGACGGAGAGAATCATTGAGGCAGTCCAATTTGTTAAAAGACTTCATGAAAAACAAATCCCCTATTTATTTGTAACAAATAATTCATCCCGGACGCCTGAACAGGTTGCCGAAAAATTAAGAGAGTTCGATATACCAGCAAAGGCACAGCAAGTATTTACAACTAGCCAAGCAACTGCAAACTTTATTAATGAACAAAATCCTGCTGCAAGGGTTTATGTGATTGGTGAAGAAGGGATTCAAACAGCACTTGAACAAAAGAATTTTCAAAAAGCGGGGGAAGATGCTGATTTTGTTGTCGCCGGAATTGACCGGGATATCAGTTATGAAAAACTTGCCGTTGCTTGTTTAGCGGTTCGAAATGGGGCAACTTTTATTTCAACAAATGGAGACATTGCGATTCCAACGGAAAGAGGATTGCTACCTGGAAATGGTGCACTCACATCGGTTATCACGGTTTCTACGCAAACAAAGCCAATCTTTATTGGGAAACCAGAGTCGATTATCATGGAGCAAGCATTAAAGGTGTTAGGAACGAAAAAAGAAGAGACGTTAATGGTTGGGGATAACTATGACACAGATATTTTGGCAGGAATGAATGCTGGGTTGGACACTTTGCTTGTCCATACTGGTGTAACTTCGAAGGAGCATCTAAAAGGATACTCTAATCAGCCAACGTTTGTTGTTGATTCTTTAGCAGATTGGTTGGAAATTTAG
- the lipA gene encoding lipoyl synthase — MKRNKQHEWSGKVSKKEELIRKPEWLKIKLNTNDNYTGLKKMMRNKSLHTVCEEAKCPNIHECWAVRKTATFMILGDVCTRACRFCAVKTGQPTELDWEEPERVADSVSLMNLKHVVVTAVARDDLKDGGATVFAETIKAIRRKNPFTSIEVLPSDMGGVYENIQKLMEARPDILNHNIETVRRLTPTVRARATYERSLELLRRSRELQPDIPTKSSIMIGIGETKEEILEAMDDLRDNHVEIITIGQYLQPSNKHLKVEKYYRPEEFQELKEIAFNKGFSHCESGPLVRSSYHADEQVNSASKKKQLSGEQEAKEA; from the coding sequence GTGAAAAGAAATAAACAGCATGAATGGAGTGGAAAAGTGAGCAAAAAAGAAGAATTGATACGTAAACCAGAATGGTTAAAAATAAAATTAAATACAAATGACAATTATACTGGGCTTAAGAAAATGATGAGAAACAAAAGTCTACATACAGTTTGTGAGGAAGCAAAATGCCCAAATATTCACGAATGCTGGGCTGTAAGGAAAACAGCAACCTTTATGATTCTTGGCGATGTTTGTACGAGAGCTTGCCGTTTTTGTGCAGTTAAAACAGGGCAACCTACAGAACTTGATTGGGAAGAGCCTGAACGGGTTGCTGATTCAGTTAGTTTAATGAATTTAAAGCATGTAGTGGTGACCGCGGTGGCGCGTGATGATTTAAAAGATGGAGGCGCCACTGTGTTTGCCGAAACAATTAAAGCGATCCGTCGTAAAAATCCATTTACAAGTATTGAAGTTCTTCCTTCTGATATGGGTGGGGTATACGAAAATATTCAGAAGCTGATGGAGGCTCGACCAGATATACTTAATCACAATATTGAAACGGTTCGCAGACTTACTCCAACCGTTCGAGCACGAGCAACCTATGAACGTTCCTTGGAATTATTGCGTCGTTCAAGGGAATTACAGCCAGACATTCCAACAAAATCTAGCATTATGATCGGAATCGGCGAAACAAAAGAAGAAATACTTGAAGCAATGGATGATTTAAGAGATAACCATGTTGAGATCATCACGATTGGACAATACCTCCAACCATCTAACAAGCATCTAAAGGTTGAAAAATATTACCGACCTGAGGAATTTCAGGAATTAAAAGAAATTGCATTTAACAAGGGATTCAGTCACTGTGAGTCAGGACCACTAGTGCGTTCTTCTTATCATGCCGATGAACAAGTAAATTCAGCATCAAAGAAAAAACAGCTTTCAGGAGAACAGGAAGCAAAAGAAGCATAG
- a CDS encoding 2-hydroxyacid dehydrogenase: MKPYIFITRKLPESVIVELSNQFEIKMWDSEDIPVPRSILLAEAKRADALITMLSDPIDEEVLSSGNSLKVIANLAVGYDNIDIQAATKRGIAICNTPDVLTDTTADLTFALLMATARRIVESAEFVKEGKWQSWSPLLLAGHDIHHKTIGIVGMGKIGETVAKRATGFDMEILYHNRSHKPEVEEAIGAKYVCFEELVGRSDFIVCLTPLTNETKNLFTRAVFQKMKKSAIFINASRGPVADEQALYDALVNGEIAGAGLDVFTKEPISADHPLLKLTNVVALPHIGSSSMETRMTMMKLCLENIEMVLTGKDPKTLVNKDWKAQFSH; encoded by the coding sequence ATGAAGCCTTATATTTTTATTACAAGGAAGCTTCCAGAAAGTGTAATAGTCGAATTGAGTAATCAGTTCGAAATCAAGATGTGGGATAGTGAGGATATTCCTGTACCTAGATCGATTTTATTAGCGGAGGCAAAACGCGCTGATGCTTTGATTACGATGCTTTCAGATCCTATTGATGAAGAAGTATTATCATCCGGGAATTCCTTGAAAGTCATTGCCAACCTTGCAGTAGGTTATGATAATATCGATATCCAAGCAGCAACTAAACGGGGAATTGCTATCTGTAACACTCCCGATGTCTTGACCGACACAACCGCCGATTTAACATTTGCTTTATTGATGGCGACTGCTCGCAGAATCGTTGAATCTGCTGAATTTGTAAAAGAAGGAAAATGGCAAAGCTGGAGTCCGTTATTATTAGCTGGACACGATATTCATCATAAAACAATCGGAATTGTTGGGATGGGTAAAATCGGGGAAACGGTTGCGAAAAGAGCAACTGGTTTTGATATGGAGATTTTATATCATAATCGCTCGCATAAACCAGAAGTGGAAGAAGCGATTGGGGCGAAATACGTTTGTTTTGAAGAGTTAGTAGGACGCTCAGACTTTATCGTTTGTTTAACACCGTTGACGAATGAAACAAAAAATTTATTTACTCGTGCAGTTTTTCAAAAAATGAAAAAATCAGCTATTTTTATCAATGCTTCTCGGGGACCAGTTGCTGACGAGCAGGCATTATATGATGCTCTTGTTAATGGGGAGATTGCCGGAGCAGGGTTAGATGTCTTTACAAAAGAGCCAATTTCTGCAGATCATCCGCTCCTTAAACTTACGAATGTTGTAGCACTTCCTCATATCGGAAGTTCAAGCATGGAAACTAGAATGACGATGATGAAATTGTGTTTAGAAAATATAGAAATGGTTCTAACCGGAAAAGATCCTAAGACGTTAGTAAACAAAGACTGGAAGGCCCAGTTTTCTCATTAA
- a CDS encoding DUF3055 domain-containing protein, with product MTHRYFLYDEKEESKTRFVSFVGDTQRFDLAIVQSGRFYGKQLLLDLQGSRFAIIGPDDLEEEGYLEHIFQFTEEEAAELRSFLYETI from the coding sequence ATGACGCATCGCTATTTTTTATATGATGAAAAAGAAGAATCAAAAACACGTTTTGTCAGTTTTGTTGGCGATACACAAAGGTTTGACCTTGCTATCGTTCAATCTGGACGGTTCTATGGCAAACAATTACTGTTAGATTTACAAGGAAGTCGTTTTGCCATTATTGGGCCTGATGACCTCGAAGAAGAAGGATATTTAGAACATATTTTCCAGTTCACAGAAGAAGAAGCCGCGGAATTAAGATCATTTCTTTATGAAACAATTTAA
- a CDS encoding DUF86 domain-containing protein, with protein MYFIDREKIEAILVYLEKQISLFERTQDWNTPVEKAALERIPHIMIEAILDVGNDIIDGFIMRDPGSYEDIIDILTDEKVVSEEVSLGLKTIIPYRKILVQQYMEISHEALQQDFTDTLPILKKFAPMVRQYLETELSPVSAFKK; from the coding sequence ATGTATTTTATTGATAGAGAAAAAATTGAAGCAATCTTGGTTTACTTAGAAAAACAAATAAGCTTGTTTGAACGGACCCAGGATTGGAACACACCAGTTGAAAAAGCGGCTTTGGAACGTATACCCCATATTATGATAGAAGCAATATTGGATGTTGGAAATGATATTATCGATGGGTTTATCATGCGGGATCCTGGGAGTTACGAGGATATTATCGATATTTTAACAGATGAGAAAGTGGTTTCTGAAGAGGTTAGTTTAGGACTTAAAACAATCATTCCATATCGAAAAATACTTGTACAGCAGTATATGGAAATTTCCCATGAAGCGCTGCAACAGGATTTTACCGATACGTTACCAATCTTAAAGAAATTCGCACCAATGGTAAGACAGTATCTTGAAACTGAACTCAGCCCCGTTTCTGCTTTTAAAAAATAG
- a CDS encoding YhcN/YlaJ family sporulation lipoprotein, with product MRKGLIIAGICALFTSTGCANNKADQDTRGIYKTSGNTINVNNERAELYNEGNKKSLQEKSEDFGYVRHSRNPVMGTNSSNDHYAAIDREQLAKLISQYSTDVPNVDDVSALVTDEEVLIIYKTDSNNRFETADQVKRMGMTVVPRWYHVYVSDNTNLRKNVENYSTLDSDSRNVDSMINGLIKQMLKSPQGRDMNSGENANGESKDGPNANLTNDNISQTMQK from the coding sequence GTGAGAAAAGGCCTAATTATTGCTGGTATTTGCGCGCTATTTACCTCAACTGGTTGTGCAAATAACAAAGCAGACCAAGATACTCGCGGGATTTACAAAACAAGCGGCAACACTATAAATGTCAATAACGAAAGAGCAGAGCTTTATAACGAAGGGAATAAGAAATCCCTCCAGGAAAAAAGTGAAGATTTTGGTTATGTACGACATTCTCGAAACCCAGTAATGGGAACTAATTCTTCGAATGATCATTATGCTGCAATCGACCGGGAACAATTGGCAAAACTTATTAGTCAATATAGTACGGATGTGCCAAATGTTGATGATGTCTCTGCGCTTGTTACAGATGAAGAAGTATTAATTATATATAAAACTGACTCAAACAACAGATTCGAAACAGCTGACCAAGTAAAAAGAATGGGTATGACAGTCGTTCCACGCTGGTACCATGTCTATGTTTCTGACAATACAAATTTAAGAAAAAATGTAGAAAATTACTCAACCTTAGATTCCGACAGTCGAAACGTTGATAGCATGATTAATGGTCTAATCAAACAAATGTTAAAATCACCACAAGGACGTGACATGAACAGTGGTGAGAATGCTAATGGAGAATCAAAAGATGGACCAAACGCAAACCTAACTAATGATAATATAAGTCAGACCATGCAAAAATAA
- a CDS encoding homoserine dehydrogenase, translating into MEAISIGMLGLGTVGTGVVTIIENHQDKLMHQVGCPVKLKKILVKDLNKPRAVEVSQELLTTNEDDILNDPDIDVIIEVMGGVEHTKEYVLKALKQKKHVVTANKDLMAVYGTELHTVAAENGCDLFYEASVAGGIPILRSLVDGLASDRITKMMGIVNGTTNFILTKMTKQGAAYQNVLKEAQELGYAESDPTADVEGLDAARKMTILATLGFSMKVDLDDVKVTGITKITEDDLKYAKQLGYTMKLLGIAKREEEKVEVSVQPTLLPETHPLASVNDEYNAVYVFGEAVGETMFYGPGAGSLPTATSIVSDLVGVMKNMRLGVNGKSAVTPQFPKQMKGPEEIFSKYFLRLHVFDEVGVFADITGIFSKHRVSFEKILQMPLKDKELAEIVLVTHHASLKDYEEILIELKDLHAVKEIKSSYRVERGER; encoded by the coding sequence TTGGAAGCTATCTCAATTGGGATGTTAGGTCTAGGTACAGTTGGCACCGGTGTTGTGACAATTATTGAGAACCACCAAGATAAATTAATGCATCAAGTTGGTTGCCCTGTTAAATTAAAAAAGATCCTTGTAAAGGATTTAAATAAACCAAGAGCAGTCGAAGTTTCACAAGAACTATTAACTACTAATGAAGATGACATATTAAATGACCCTGATATCGACGTAATAATCGAAGTAATGGGTGGGGTTGAACACACCAAGGAATATGTGCTTAAGGCATTAAAGCAAAAAAAGCATGTCGTTACCGCAAATAAAGATTTAATGGCAGTATATGGTACGGAGCTACATACGGTTGCTGCAGAAAATGGTTGTGATTTATTTTATGAAGCTAGTGTTGCTGGTGGTATTCCAATTTTAAGAAGCTTAGTAGATGGATTAGCTTCTGATCGAATTACAAAAATGATGGGGATCGTCAACGGAACAACGAATTTCATTTTAACAAAGATGACCAAACAAGGTGCAGCGTATCAAAATGTTTTGAAAGAAGCACAAGAATTGGGATATGCAGAGTCCGACCCAACTGCTGACGTTGAAGGATTAGATGCGGCTAGAAAAATGACCATCCTTGCAACACTTGGCTTTTCCATGAAGGTTGATTTGGATGATGTTAAAGTTACAGGAATCACCAAAATTACTGAAGACGATTTGAAGTATGCGAAACAGCTGGGCTATACAATGAAGTTGCTTGGAATTGCTAAGCGGGAAGAGGAAAAGGTCGAAGTTAGTGTTCAGCCTACACTCTTACCTGAAACACACCCACTTGCTTCCGTTAATGACGAATATAATGCCGTATACGTTTTTGGTGAAGCCGTTGGAGAAACTATGTTTTATGGACCAGGAGCAGGTAGCTTACCAACAGCGACATCCATTGTTTCTGATTTAGTTGGTGTGATGAAAAACATGCGTCTTGGTGTGAATGGAAAAAGTGCAGTAACTCCACAATTTCCGAAACAAATGAAAGGGCCAGAAGAAATTTTTTCCAAATATTTCTTACGCCTCCATGTATTTGATGAAGTTGGTGTATTTGCTGATATTACGGGTATCTTCTCCAAACACCGTGTTAGCTTCGAAAAGATCCTTCAAATGCCATTAAAGGATAAAGAACTGGCTGAAATTGTACTTGTAACGCATCACGCTAGTTTAAAAGATTATGAAGAAATCCTAATTGAATTAAAAGATTTACATGCAGTTAAAGAAATTAAAAGTTCATATCGTGTGGAAAGAGGAGAAAGATAA
- the yutH gene encoding spore coat putative kinase YutH — protein MIQLWLERNYGIKADEEIKIGNYSACRRGDQLYFLIRPVNKDTDELSELQTIALHLSQNGDSSVPLFFPAKNGELLSQWENDKACVLVSKSVERRKITKLGRKLGKFHKRGRSLQYPIKKISRLGQWKELWEKRLDQMENVWNGKLFQFPENEFERMFLESFPYYMGLAENAIQYLVDTELDETPTEIDHGTICHERFSSSTWGDSILTKNPFEWVLDHGSRDLAEWTRERYFYNTQTYEPDLKGFFADYQSTTKLSPFSWRLLYARMLFPLHYFESVEGYYLTQSEQTRNSLEDQMLKLLNQSGEYEQFLRNFYHVIEAPIRTRNIPEVEWLKRL, from the coding sequence ATGATTCAACTGTGGCTTGAAAGAAACTATGGTATTAAAGCCGATGAAGAAATTAAAATTGGAAATTACTCTGCATGTAGAAGGGGAGACCAGCTTTATTTTTTAATCCGCCCTGTTAACAAGGACACAGATGAACTTTCTGAGTTACAAACAATCGCCTTACATTTATCACAAAATGGAGACAGTTCGGTTCCATTGTTTTTTCCTGCCAAAAATGGAGAGTTATTGAGTCAATGGGAAAATGATAAAGCGTGTGTCCTTGTCAGCAAAAGTGTGGAGAGAAGGAAAATAACTAAGTTAGGTAGGAAGTTAGGCAAATTCCATAAACGGGGAAGATCCTTGCAGTATCCAATAAAAAAAATAAGCAGACTCGGGCAATGGAAGGAACTATGGGAAAAAAGATTAGATCAAATGGAAAATGTTTGGAACGGGAAGCTTTTTCAATTTCCTGAAAATGAATTTGAAAGAATGTTTTTAGAGTCATTTCCTTATTACATGGGATTGGCAGAGAATGCAATTCAATATTTGGTAGATACTGAGTTAGATGAAACACCTACCGAAATTGACCATGGTACAATATGTCATGAGAGATTTAGCTCAAGCACTTGGGGAGATAGTATTTTAACTAAGAACCCTTTTGAGTGGGTACTTGATCATGGTAGCAGAGACCTTGCTGAATGGACAAGAGAACGCTATTTTTATAACACGCAAACCTATGAACCAGATTTGAAGGGATTTTTTGCTGACTACCAAAGTACCACAAAACTATCCCCATTTTCTTGGCGTCTTCTTTATGCAAGAATGTTATTCCCACTACATTATTTTGAGAGTGTAGAGGGATATTATTTGACTCAATCCGAGCAGACAAGAAATTCTTTAGAGGATCAAATGTTAAAACTGCTTAATCAATCTGGTGAATATGAACAATTTTTGAGGAACTTTTATCATGTAATAGAAGCCCCAATCCGAACCCGAAATATTCCAGAAGTTGAATGGCTCAAAAGACTTTAA
- a CDS encoding phosphatidylglycerophosphatase A family protein, whose translation MDENNIVKMTEKTARKWLHERGVEIQDIANLVFYLQEKYHPNLQMKDCIHNVERVLSKREVQNAILTGIQLDVLAEKGLLEEPLQTIVETDESLYGVDEILAFSIVNVYGSIGFTNYGFIDKQKPGILKDLNDKSSGKCHTFLDDLVGAIAAAASSRLAHRAANVD comes from the coding sequence ATGGACGAAAATAACATCGTAAAAATGACAGAGAAAACAGCACGCAAATGGCTTCATGAGAGGGGAGTCGAAATTCAAGATATCGCAAACCTGGTTTTCTATCTTCAAGAAAAATATCATCCAAATTTACAAATGAAAGATTGTATTCATAATGTTGAAAGGGTTTTGTCAAAACGAGAAGTCCAAAATGCAATATTAACAGGGATTCAGCTTGATGTATTAGCTGAAAAGGGGCTATTAGAAGAACCATTACAAACAATTGTTGAAACGGATGAAAGTCTCTATGGCGTAGATGAGATTCTGGCATTTTCAATCGTAAATGTTTACGGTTCAATAGGCTTTACAAATTACGGATTTATTGACAAGCAAAAACCTGGTATTCTAAAGGATTTAAATGATAAATCATCTGGTAAATGCCATACCTTTTTAGACGATCTAGTTGGTGCAATTGCCGCCGCTGCCTCCAGCCGGCTTGCCCATCGAGCAGCAAATGTTGATTGA